DNA sequence from the Desulfatiglans anilini DSM 4660 genome:
AGCCCCCTTCTTGACCTTTTGCGGCGCAGCGGTCTTGGGCCGGTAGTCCGAAACGGCGGCGGCCTTGATCACCATATCGCACCCGACCAGCCGGCTGAATACGGCCTGACGCATGTCCAGGGCCGTTCCGACACCCACCACTTCGACCCCCACCGGAGGTTTCAGGGCGGTCGCCCCGCTGACGAGCACCACGGCCGCGCCTCTTTGCCTGGCCGCACGCGCCAGCGCGTATCCCATCTTCCCGCTCGAGCGGTTGCTCACGTACCTGACGGGGTCGATCGGTTCGCGGGTGGCGCCCGCCGTGACGAGGACCTTTCTGCCCTCCAGGTCCTGCGGCGTCAGCAGCCGGCGGGCCTCCTCCAGGATATCCTCGGGCTCCGGCAGCCTGCCGCGCCCCTCGGTGCGGCAGGCGAGGGCCCCCGCCCCGGGCATCAGAACGGACAATCCCCTTTGCAGCAGCCGCGACAGATTTTCCTGCAAAACAGGATTTTCGAACATGCGCGTATTCATGGAAGGGCAGAGAAGGATCTTCGCCGTAGCGGCCAAAAGCATCGTACTCAAAAAGTCGTCGGCGATCCCGCAGGCGGCCTTGCCGATGATGTTGGCCGTCGCAGGGGCGACAAGGATCAAATCGGCCTCCTGCCCCCACGCGATATGTTCGATCCCGGTCCCGTCCGCCTCCCACATCGACCGGATCACCCGGTGCCCCGACAGGGCCTCGAAGGTCAACGGCGACACGAAGCGCGTCGCGTTTTCAGTCATGGCCACAAGCACCTCGGCCGCCTCCCGAACCAGCAGACGCACCAGTTCGGCCGCCTTATAGGCCGCGATGCCGCCCGTCACGCCCACCACGACGCGCCGCCCCAGAAAAGGGGCACCTTTGTTGACTGCAGTCTCGACCAACCTTGACCTTCTTTCCGCGAAAGGGAGACCGTGCCGGATCGAGCCGGTTCTGTCCGGCGAACGCTTCCAGCCGTTCCCGTTCCCTCACCGAAATTCCATCACGCATCTTGTGCAAATCAGTCTTTGATCTTGATTTTCAATACCTTTTTTCATATTAAATCTCAAAATCCTCTCATTGACAATAGAAATCAAAAAAGAGCTGTGCCGCCGAAACCCAGCGCCGGAAAAATTGCTTGCCACGAGGCCTGACCTCTGCTAGATGCCATTGCAGGATACGTTCTCTTTCTCGCTCCGTCGCGTTTTTTTGCCTCGTAGACGACGAGACCGCCCTGTGC
Encoded proteins:
- the coaBC gene encoding bifunctional phosphopantothenoylcysteine decarboxylase/phosphopantothenate--cysteine ligase CoaBC, yielding MVETAVNKGAPFLGRRVVVGVTGGIAAYKAAELVRLLVREAAEVLVAMTENATRFVSPLTFEALSGHRVIRSMWEADGTGIEHIAWGQEADLILVAPATANIIGKAACGIADDFLSTMLLAATAKILLCPSMNTRMFENPVLQENLSRLLQRGLSVLMPGAGALACRTEGRGRLPEPEDILEEARRLLTPQDLEGRKVLVTAGATREPIDPVRYVSNRSSGKMGYALARAARQRGAAVVLVSGATALKPPVGVEVVGVGTALDMRQAVFSRLVGCDMVIKAAAVSDYRPKTAAPQKVKKGAEELNLEMVKNPDILKELGMSKGDGGPLLVGFAAETEALLEHAREKLRSKNLDMIVANDVSAADAGFQTDTNRVKMLFRDGRVEESGLLSKDAVAHLVLDRAMEILTRRRAEA